The genomic interval GCTGGGAGAGTCGGCGCCGGATTTCCTCGGCTCCCTGGCGCGTTTCCTCGGAGGCGGGGGAGGCCGAACACGGACCCCGGAGTCGGCGCCCAAAGCGGGGCGCCCTCGCTCGGGGCGGGAGTGCTGGGAGGTGGGTGTGCGGGCGGCGCGCTCGCCCTCCAGCTGCAGCCCGCGCGGAGCGCGCACTGCCTGCGAGCGCCGGCGTCTCCAGCATGGAGTGGGAACTCAACTTGCTGCTCTACCTGGCGCTCTTCTTCTTCCTGCTCTTCTTACTTTTCCTCCTGCTCTTCGTGGTCATCAAGCAGCTGAAGAACTCCGTGGCCAACACGGCCGGGGCGCTACAGCCCGGGCGCCTCTCGGTGCACCGCGAGCCTTGGGGTTTCTCTCGAGAGCAAGCGGTGTGACCCGAGTGCGGGCACAGGCGGGAGGGCACCGAGCTGCGCGGGCGCTGGGCTGGGTCTCCGCCTGGATTCTCAG from Saimiri boliviensis isolate mSaiBol1 chromosome 3, mSaiBol1.pri, whole genome shotgun sequence carries:
- the SMIM43 gene encoding small integral membrane protein 43, coding for MEWELNLLLYLALFFFLLFLLFLLLFVVIKQLKNSVANTAGALQPGRLSVHREPWGFSREQAV